One window of Zalophus californianus isolate mZalCal1 chromosome 3, mZalCal1.pri.v2, whole genome shotgun sequence genomic DNA carries:
- the CKAP2 gene encoding cytoskeleton-associated protein 2 isoform X1, which yields MSTPAVPQDLQLPPSQRAQPAFREQRRQKLKEHMLKRKTFFAYKQENHIPSSRDQKVMNSEGQVHEETKVLKFKTKMAGKENVSRPPGNKNHITMGKNCIPLRPSNELTSSTIAVDTHNFEDNNQMGQSVPIKDDPQSQHMTLSQVFHLKNNNKKKQISIEKPKQDANMSKKLVLGSYRGQIVQSKINSFRKPLPVRDESSATTKKPSAAIPKDPEPPPTDTRSATVKSDRAPNVVTTTKFGSTASQDRQLVQPPIRSHRDSAQDAVKRGIRQATANVTIRKGPREKELLQSNTVSSSAKTSSQDVERKKTLPRSLTSEIVARPASSSNTKLIQKSNSIDPRRHTIAKATLDRSAQPKETAEERKARLSEWKAGKRKVLKRPPSSVVTQPEPEGQNENSVGSFWTTMVEEDEQRLFTEKVNKTFSECLNLINEGCPKEEILVILNDLIKNIPDAKKLVKYWICLARIEPLTSPIENIITIYEKAILAGAQPIEEMRHAIADILTMKSQEKVKYGENIEACATKEYIQEVDSEDIIGVNLESGRPEMEKKPRNVVFQDGEKEEDDKTKDPTSDVKTPSTETRGSCLIKYNVSTTPYLQSVKKKIQFDNTDTTFKELKFLTPVRRSRRIQEKTSKLPDMLKDHYPCVSSLEQLTELGGETDAFVCRPNAALCPMYSEAGTAQDK from the exons GGAAAATCACATACCCAG tagtagaGACCAGAAAGTGATGAACTCTGAGGGCCAAGTCCACGAAGAGACAAAagttctgaaatttaaaacaaaaatg GCTGGTAAAGAAAATGTCAGTAGACCTCCTGGGAACAAAAATCATATAACAATGGGAAAAAATTGTATTCCTTTAAGACCTTCTAATGAATTAACCAGTTCAACAATAGCAGTTGACACACATAATTTTGAGGATAATAATCAAATGGGACAGTCTGTACCAATTAAAGATGACCCTCAAAGTCAACACATGACATTAAGCCAAGTGtttcatcttaaaaacaacaacaaaaagaaacaaatatccatagaaaaaccaaaacaagatgCTAACATGTCCAAGAAGCTTGTGCTTGGGTCTTACCGTGGCCAAATTGTTCAGTCTAAGATTAATTCATTTAGAAAACCCCTACCAGTCAGAGATGAGAGTTCTGCAACAACGAAGAAGCCTTCAGCTGCTATCCCTAAAGACCCAGAGCCTCCACCCACGGACACTCGAAGTGCAACAGTGAAAAGTGATAGAGCCCCAAACGTGGTGACCACCACTAAATTTGGGAGCACTGCATCTCAGGACAGACAGCTGGTGCAGCCTCCTATCAGAAGTCACCGCGACAGTGCTCAGGACGCTGTGAAACGGGGCATCAGGCAAGCCACTGCCAATGTTACAATCCGGAAAGGGCCTCGGGAGAAAGAATTACTGCAATCAAACACGGTTTCATCTAGTGCCAAAACCAGTTCTCAGGAtgtagagagaaagaagacactgCCAAGAAGCCTGACTTCTGAGATTGTAGCCAGGCCTGCTTCCTCTTCTAACACCAAACTGATACAGAAATCAAACAGCATTGACCCTCGCAGACACACTATAGCAAAAGCAACTCTTGATAGATCGGCTCAGCCCAAAGAAACAGCAGAAGAGAGAAA AGCTCGTCTGAGTGAGTGGAAAGCTGGTAAGAGAAAAGTGCTGAAAAGGCCTCCTAGCTCAGTGGTTACCCAGCCTGAGCCTGAAGGGCAAAACGAAAACTCAGTTGGGTCCTTTTGGACGACCATGGTAGAAGAAGATGAACAAAGATTATTTACTGAAAAAGTAAACAAGACATTTTCGGAATGCCTAAACCTGATTAATGAG GGGTgcccaaaagaagaaatattggtCATACTGAATGACCTGATTAAAAATATTCCAGATGCCAAAAAACTTGTTAAATATTGGATATGCCTTGCACGTATTGAACCACTCACAAGTCCTATTGAAAATATTATCACAATCTATGAGAAAGCTATTTTGGCAGGGGCTCAG cctatTGAAGAGATGCGACATGCAATTGCAGATATTCTAACAATGAAGAGtcaagaaaaagtgaaatatg GAGAAAATATTGAGGCTTGTGCAACTAAGGAATACATCCAAGAAGTCGACAGTGAAGATATTATAGGTGTTAATCTAGAGTCAGGAAgaccagaaatggaaaagaaacctAGAAATGTGGTATTTCAAGATGgtgaaaaagaggaagatgaCAAAACAAAAGATCCAACCAGTGATGTTAAAACCCCCAGTACAGAAACCAGGGGCAGTTGcttaattaaatataatgtgtCTACTACACCATACCTACAAAG tGTAAAAAAGAAGATCCAGTTTGACAACACAGATACTACATTTAAAGAGCTAAAGTTTCTAACACCAGTTAGACGTTCTCGACGTATTCAAGAGAAGACTTCTAAATTGCCAGATATGTTAAAAGACCATTATCCATGCGTGTCATCACTGGAGCAGTTAACAGAGTTAGGAGGTGAAACCGATGCTTTTGTATGCCGTCCGAATGCAGCACTATGCCCCATGTACTCAGAGGCTGGAACAGCACAGGACAAATAA
- the CKAP2 gene encoding cytoskeleton-associated protein 2 isoform X2 has protein sequence MSTPAVPQDLQLPPSQRAQPAFREQRRQKLKEHMLKRKTFFAYKQENHIPSRDQKVMNSEGQVHEETKVLKFKTKMAGKENVSRPPGNKNHITMGKNCIPLRPSNELTSSTIAVDTHNFEDNNQMGQSVPIKDDPQSQHMTLSQVFHLKNNNKKKQISIEKPKQDANMSKKLVLGSYRGQIVQSKINSFRKPLPVRDESSATTKKPSAAIPKDPEPPPTDTRSATVKSDRAPNVVTTTKFGSTASQDRQLVQPPIRSHRDSAQDAVKRGIRQATANVTIRKGPREKELLQSNTVSSSAKTSSQDVERKKTLPRSLTSEIVARPASSSNTKLIQKSNSIDPRRHTIAKATLDRSAQPKETAEERKARLSEWKAGKRKVLKRPPSSVVTQPEPEGQNENSVGSFWTTMVEEDEQRLFTEKVNKTFSECLNLINEGCPKEEILVILNDLIKNIPDAKKLVKYWICLARIEPLTSPIENIITIYEKAILAGAQPIEEMRHAIADILTMKSQEKVKYGENIEACATKEYIQEVDSEDIIGVNLESGRPEMEKKPRNVVFQDGEKEEDDKTKDPTSDVKTPSTETRGSCLIKYNVSTTPYLQSVKKKIQFDNTDTTFKELKFLTPVRRSRRIQEKTSKLPDMLKDHYPCVSSLEQLTELGGETDAFVCRPNAALCPMYSEAGTAQDK, from the exons GGAAAATCACATACCCAG tagaGACCAGAAAGTGATGAACTCTGAGGGCCAAGTCCACGAAGAGACAAAagttctgaaatttaaaacaaaaatg GCTGGTAAAGAAAATGTCAGTAGACCTCCTGGGAACAAAAATCATATAACAATGGGAAAAAATTGTATTCCTTTAAGACCTTCTAATGAATTAACCAGTTCAACAATAGCAGTTGACACACATAATTTTGAGGATAATAATCAAATGGGACAGTCTGTACCAATTAAAGATGACCCTCAAAGTCAACACATGACATTAAGCCAAGTGtttcatcttaaaaacaacaacaaaaagaaacaaatatccatagaaaaaccaaaacaagatgCTAACATGTCCAAGAAGCTTGTGCTTGGGTCTTACCGTGGCCAAATTGTTCAGTCTAAGATTAATTCATTTAGAAAACCCCTACCAGTCAGAGATGAGAGTTCTGCAACAACGAAGAAGCCTTCAGCTGCTATCCCTAAAGACCCAGAGCCTCCACCCACGGACACTCGAAGTGCAACAGTGAAAAGTGATAGAGCCCCAAACGTGGTGACCACCACTAAATTTGGGAGCACTGCATCTCAGGACAGACAGCTGGTGCAGCCTCCTATCAGAAGTCACCGCGACAGTGCTCAGGACGCTGTGAAACGGGGCATCAGGCAAGCCACTGCCAATGTTACAATCCGGAAAGGGCCTCGGGAGAAAGAATTACTGCAATCAAACACGGTTTCATCTAGTGCCAAAACCAGTTCTCAGGAtgtagagagaaagaagacactgCCAAGAAGCCTGACTTCTGAGATTGTAGCCAGGCCTGCTTCCTCTTCTAACACCAAACTGATACAGAAATCAAACAGCATTGACCCTCGCAGACACACTATAGCAAAAGCAACTCTTGATAGATCGGCTCAGCCCAAAGAAACAGCAGAAGAGAGAAA AGCTCGTCTGAGTGAGTGGAAAGCTGGTAAGAGAAAAGTGCTGAAAAGGCCTCCTAGCTCAGTGGTTACCCAGCCTGAGCCTGAAGGGCAAAACGAAAACTCAGTTGGGTCCTTTTGGACGACCATGGTAGAAGAAGATGAACAAAGATTATTTACTGAAAAAGTAAACAAGACATTTTCGGAATGCCTAAACCTGATTAATGAG GGGTgcccaaaagaagaaatattggtCATACTGAATGACCTGATTAAAAATATTCCAGATGCCAAAAAACTTGTTAAATATTGGATATGCCTTGCACGTATTGAACCACTCACAAGTCCTATTGAAAATATTATCACAATCTATGAGAAAGCTATTTTGGCAGGGGCTCAG cctatTGAAGAGATGCGACATGCAATTGCAGATATTCTAACAATGAAGAGtcaagaaaaagtgaaatatg GAGAAAATATTGAGGCTTGTGCAACTAAGGAATACATCCAAGAAGTCGACAGTGAAGATATTATAGGTGTTAATCTAGAGTCAGGAAgaccagaaatggaaaagaaacctAGAAATGTGGTATTTCAAGATGgtgaaaaagaggaagatgaCAAAACAAAAGATCCAACCAGTGATGTTAAAACCCCCAGTACAGAAACCAGGGGCAGTTGcttaattaaatataatgtgtCTACTACACCATACCTACAAAG tGTAAAAAAGAAGATCCAGTTTGACAACACAGATACTACATTTAAAGAGCTAAAGTTTCTAACACCAGTTAGACGTTCTCGACGTATTCAAGAGAAGACTTCTAAATTGCCAGATATGTTAAAAGACCATTATCCATGCGTGTCATCACTGGAGCAGTTAACAGAGTTAGGAGGTGAAACCGATGCTTTTGTATGCCGTCCGAATGCAGCACTATGCCCCATGTACTCAGAGGCTGGAACAGCACAGGACAAATAA